One Coturnix japonica isolate 7356 chromosome 1 unlocalized genomic scaffold, Coturnix japonica 2.1 chr1random1151, whole genome shotgun sequence genomic window carries:
- the LOC107306754 gene encoding LIM domain only protein 7-like: LPVPSILSASKSSGLWNQEEERKRQEKWQKEQDRLLQEKYKREQEKLREEWLRAKQEAEKENSKYLDEEQTVITSNTISVSTRAPSASSWRASPEVSTPEEPEGDGGSELAAHLLAKEEERRLQEEEAALRFERERELQELELERQRKEREQQYAEEQRRRAEMEEQRRRAEMEEQRRRAEMEEQRQQAERQKDMSVETSHYQRRYERYEVSKTTENRPGQPLIDRHYERYESSKTIEERPGQSFSDRYV, from the exons CTCCCAGTACCATCCATCCTTAGTGCCTCCAAGTCGTCGGGTTTGTGGAATCAAGAAGAAGAACGAAAACGACAGGAGAAATGGCAAAAGGAGCAGGATCGTTTACTGCAG GAGAAGTATAAACGGGAACAAGAAAAACTGAGGGAAGAATGGCTACGAGCTaagcaagaagcagaaaaagaaaactccaaaTATTTAGATGAG GAACAAACTGTTATAACCTCAAACACAATCTCAGTCTCTACACGAGCTCCATCTGCCTCCAGCTGGAGGGCAAGCCCTGAAGTGAGTACTCCTGAGGAGCCAGAAGGAGATGGAGGAAGTGAGCTGGCAGCACACTTGCTGgccaaggaagaagaaaggaggctTCAGGAGGAAGAAGCAGCCCTGCGTTTTGAGCGAGAAAGGGAACTCCAAGAACTAGAGCTTGAGAGACAACGTAAAGAGAGGGAACAGCAGTATGCTGAGGAGCAGAGACGGCGAGCGGAGATGGAGGAGCAGAGGCGGCGGGCAGAGATGGAGGAGCAGCGGCGGCGGGCAGAGatggaggagcagaggcagcaagcagaaaggcagaaggatATGTCAGTGGAGACGTCTCATTACCAAAG ACGTTACGAACGCTATGAAGTATCTAAAACAACAGAGAACCGACCTGGCCAACCTCTCATTGACAG GCATTATGAACGCTATGAATCTTCCAAAACCATTGAGGAGCGACCTGGTCAGTCATTTTCTGACAGGTATGTGTAA